The following DNA comes from Mucilaginibacter jinjuensis.
AGCTTTTCGGCTACCCCTTTTTTGTGTTGATATTAGAGTTACCACACTTCAATATTCAACATGGGCAAAAGTACTTTTTTTACCGGACAGCCGGTATTGAATCAGCTGCTGAATTTGATTGACCGCAATTCAGTAAAGGCATTGGCAAGAGCGGGACAATATGACCGTTATTATCGTTATTTTGATACGCATACACATTTAGTCACCATGCTTTATTGTGTGTTAAACAAGTGTACAAGCAGCCGGGAAGTGGTTAGCGGGATGAAAGCCTGTAGTAATAAACTCGAACATGCAGGTATACAAAAGGCGCCGGGAAGGAGCACACTATGCGATGCCAATATGAAACGTTCCTATAAGGTTTTCGAGTTATTATATGAGCAGATTTATCGCAGGCATAAGCAACTTTTACCGGACAGCCGGTCGGTAAATAACCTCAAACTTTTTATAGCGGATGCCTCTACCATCACTTTGTTTCAACAAATACTCAAAGCCCCCAGTCCGGGTAAGCTCAACGGTAAAAGGAAAGGCGGTATTAAAGTACATACGCTGATCGATGCAACCGATGACGTTGCCATTCAGGTTAGTTTCACGGCAGCGAGTGCAAATGATATGACCTTTCTAAAGGAGATCAACCTGGAAGCCGGTTCATTTATCGTTTTTGATAAAGGCTATGTAGATTACAGTCAATATGAACGTTTAACTAATGAAGGGGTATTTTTTGTCACCCGCCAGAAAAAAGATGCCCGGTATGTGGTTACTGGTTCAAATGAAGTTAGCCCTGAAGACAAGGCATCTGGTATAATTGCTGACCGTTTGATCACCCTCGGCACACGCACCCATCGTAAAAAAATCAAGCTTAAAAGCCGTCAAATTACCTTTTTCGATAAGCAAAAAGCCAGAAAATTTGAATTCCTCACTAATAACTTTTCATTATCACCACTACAGATAGCTGATCTTTATAGAAAACGCTGGCAAATCGAGATCCTGTTTAAAAGGATCAAACAAAACTTCCCCCTCAAATACTTCCTGGGAGACAATGAAAATGCGATCAAGATCCAAATATGGGGTGCTTTTATTGCCGACCTGCTCATTAAACTTGTACAGGTTCAACTTAAAAGGAAATGGGCTTTCTCCAATTTGAGTGCTATTATCAGGTTACATCTGATGAGTTATATACATCTATTCAATTTTCTGAACGATCCTGAAAGGCTGTCCACTACAATCACCGGGGAAAAGCAATTAAAATTAGGGGGCTCACAATTTGGTTTTAAAACTTAATCCCTCTAAAACCCACTCAATGCCTCTTTTACTATCTCCTTCATTTTTTACCGGACAACAGTGAATTTATTTCGGGATCCCACAGAACAAGTAGCAAACTTTGCATATCCGCTTAGCAAGTGGGGTGCTGAAACAAGTTCGGGATGACGTGATTTGAAATATCACCACTCAATTGTAAACAAACCCAATCCATTCTTTCCCCTTCCCAATTTTCCCTTTACTTTGCAGCTTAATAATAACACAGAAATATGGCTACCATTTGGGCGCACCTTGCGGGTTATAGTGTAAACGAGCATCTGCCGGTTAAAAACGGCAAGGCTAAATATGTTAAGTTTTGGATGATAGCCGAAGGCAGGTTACAGGTTCGCGAAATTGGTGATAGCTATTTAACCAATATAGTATCGGCAGAGTATGAGTTTGGCGGCAAGGTAATTTCTGAAATGACCATTAACGGCACACTGGTATTGGTTGTTGATGCCCGTGAAATGCAGTTTTATATCGAAAATGGCCGGGCTTCTGAAGGCGTGATTAACAACGGCTATTTCGGCAAGTTTGTAAAGGGAAAAGGACGCTTAACCCTGGGCGAATATCCCTATAACATGGGTGTGGAAGAAGTTAAAGTTATTCCACAGCAAATTGTTAAAGTTACTATTCCGCAAAACAAGATTTTGCATAACGAAAATACTACATCAATCCCCATGTACCTATCGCCCGATGAATACACGGAGGCGGATACGCAAGTTATAAATGAAATAACAGATGATGGAGATGAGGCTTTTTACCTCATCCAATATCAATTAAGCTAAGCTATTACCTTACTTCTTTCAGCGCCGAATCCATAACCGCCCATATTTTATTTGAATAAGGTAAAGGCGAAGCTTCAAAAAAGATATAGTTACCTCTCTGGTGAATTTTGAAGTTCAATGTTATTGGAGTTTGCGTCATATAATCGAGCATGTGCAACTCGCCTTCAAAAGCTTTTTTCCCGGCAGCAACATTGGGGATGCTATGTAGGTTTACCGTTACGGGGATGGTATGGGTACTATCTATTTTGGCGTCCTTTAAATTACTTTTCACCAATCCTGTATAGTAATACTTTAAACAGGTTTCAATATCTGCCTGCGTAAGTGGTTCATTACTTTCTAAAGTCCACAGGTAACAGTAAGTCCAGTAACCGTCACCTTTCTTTTTGCTCCAGCCGGGCGAAAAACGGATATCCTCAATCCCTTTAATCGGCAAACCAGGCGCAAATACAGGCGGCAGGGCAAAGCGTTCTACCGTCCAATCCGGTGGTGCATTTAGTAAGTATACAGTTTGGCAAAAGCCATCGTTACACTTCGACAGCAGGAAAAACAGGAACATGAAAAACAACTTGATACGCATAATGATGGTGTTTAAGGTTGCACCATCTAAGCTACTCCTATCAGTTGTAAAAATATGTTATTTAATGTTAAAGAAGGTTAAAACCCCTCCCTAACCCGCCCCTTTGGGGAGGGTTAGGGAGGGGTAGTTTTTAATAGAATTTCGGTAGCGGATTCAATCTCGTATCCTGGCGTTGGTGCCAGTACGGATAAATCGGATCTTTATAGCTGGCGTCATCCAGTTTTTTTACCTGCTCGGTAGTAAGGTTCCATCCTACTGCGGCAAGGTTTTGTTTCAGTTGCTCTTCGTTACGTGCACCTATTACCAGGTTGGCTACTGTTGGGCGTTGCAGCAACCAGTTTAGTGCTACCTGCGCTACGCTTTTGCCAACTTCTTCGGCTACTTCGTCTAAAGCATCAACAATTTTGTATAGATGTTCAAAATCTGTTTCCGGACCATGGCTACCACCCTGACTGCGGCGGTTATCCTGGGGGATCGGTTGGCCTCTGCGGAATTTACCGCCCAATTGTCCACTTGCCAACGGGCTCCATACGATGGTTCCTACTTTTTGGTCGATACCCAATGACATCAATTCCCACTCAAACTCGCGATCTAATAATGAATAGTACGCCTGGTGGCCTACATAACGTGCCCAGCCATAACGCTCTGATATCGAAAGCGATTTCATTAAATGCCAGCCCGAAAAATTAGAGCAGGCAATGTAACGTACTTTACCGCTGGTTACCAGGTCGTCTAATGCGCGCAGGGTTTCTTCAACCGGGGTATTCCCGTCGAAACCGTGCAGGTGGTAAATATCAATATGGTCGGTTTGTAAACGTTTTAAACTGTTGTTTACCGATTCGATGAGGTGAAAGCGTGATGAACCATAATCATTCGGCCCTTCACCCATTCTGAAAGTTGCTTTGGTCGAAATTAATACGCGGTTACGCAACCCTTCCAAAGCCTGACCTAAAATTTCTTCAGAGATCCCGCTCGAGTAAACATCGGCAGTGTCGAACAAAGTAACCCCGGCATCAAGGCAAAGGTGAATCAGTTTTTTGGCATCATCGAGCTGGGTGTTGCCCCAGGCTTTAAAAAATTCGTTACCGCCGCCAAAGGTAGCCGTGCCGAAACTTAGTACCGGCACATGCAGTCCCGAGGCACCTAATTGTCTGTATTCCATAGTGTGTGGTTAAAAGATGAAAAAATTATACGCCCGGTCCGTACATAACCAAGCGTATATCTCAAATTTAACAGCCTTGTGTTAACTTGTGTGTCACGGTAATGAAAAGAAATGAAATTAGGAGGATGGGGGCATAAGAACGTGTCTTAATCTTTAAGCAGCCACTCTTGTTTACCGGTATTCAGATCGTATTTAAAAATACCTTTAGACATACCGACATAAGCAAGATTATTTTTAATTACAATTGATGTTGGATAGAGTGCGTTCCAAATGCCTTTTTCAACTAACGGAATGATGCTTTTTGCAGTGTCAATCTTTAAAAGGCTTTTAGATGTAACAATAACAAAATTATCCTGAGCATCTACTGCAATTGCGGCAGCGGCTGTTGGTAATTTTAGATATTGGCTTGCTTGCCATTTGCCATTAATCCTTTCAATATCAATAATGCTACCCTCTGACATACCCATGTGAGCAACGCCCTGGATAGCGTAATTTTTATTATTTCTTTTTACAAATTGCACAATCTCATCATCCGATATTTTATACTGCTGTTTACCATCATTTGAAAACCAATATAAACATCCACCCCATTCTCCTGCAAAGAACCCTACCAAATAGCCATCATCTACTTTCAAAACAGAGCGTTCTCCATGCGCGTTTTTTATTTCATCTTTAGGTAATTTGATCTTAAAGGGAATCAGGCCACTATCTGTAATAAGGTCATGGTTAATTACATGCACTTCATTATTTTGTAAGAACACATTCCACTTGACGGATGCAAAGCCTAATTTATAAATTGAATCTTTATTAGTAGGCACGGGATAAGTATGCCAATTGGCTACCAATGCTGTATCCGTTTGTGTTGAGCACGATTCCAGATTTATAACACAGATTAGG
Coding sequences within:
- a CDS encoding IS4 family transposase, whose translation is MGKSTFFTGQPVLNQLLNLIDRNSVKALARAGQYDRYYRYFDTHTHLVTMLYCVLNKCTSSREVVSGMKACSNKLEHAGIQKAPGRSTLCDANMKRSYKVFELLYEQIYRRHKQLLPDSRSVNNLKLFIADASTITLFQQILKAPSPGKLNGKRKGGIKVHTLIDATDDVAIQVSFTAASANDMTFLKEINLEAGSFIVFDKGYVDYSQYERLTNEGVFFVTRQKKDARYVVTGSNEVSPEDKASGIIADRLITLGTRTHRKKIKLKSRQITFFDKQKARKFEFLTNNFSLSPLQIADLYRKRWQIEILFKRIKQNFPLKYFLGDNENAIKIQIWGAFIADLLIKLVQVQLKRKWAFSNLSAIIRLHLMSYIHLFNFLNDPERLSTTITGEKQLKLGGSQFGFKT
- a CDS encoding aldo/keto reductase, producing the protein MEYRQLGASGLHVPVLSFGTATFGGGNEFFKAWGNTQLDDAKKLIHLCLDAGVTLFDTADVYSSGISEEILGQALEGLRNRVLISTKATFRMGEGPNDYGSSRFHLIESVNNSLKRLQTDHIDIYHLHGFDGNTPVEETLRALDDLVTSGKVRYIACSNFSGWHLMKSLSISERYGWARYVGHQAYYSLLDREFEWELMSLGIDQKVGTIVWSPLASGQLGGKFRRGQPIPQDNRRSQGGSHGPETDFEHLYKIVDALDEVAEEVGKSVAQVALNWLLQRPTVANLVIGARNEEQLKQNLAAVGWNLTTEQVKKLDDASYKDPIYPYWHQRQDTRLNPLPKFY